The following are encoded in a window of Thermoprotei archaeon genomic DNA:
- a CDS encoding energy-coupling factor ABC transporter permease, producing the protein MHIPDGFLDLRICALMYFGTLIFWIFAFRKLRQGLDERQVPLMATLTAMFFAAQLMNYPIVGGTTAHLIGGPILAITLGPYTGLISMTIILLIQALLFGDGGITTFGANVWNMGIIDVFIPYLILLLVTKILRSKKGMLVGVFIGALIGDDLAAIFAGLELGLSTIFPYNIQIAVAAMGLHHLFIGIGEGIITTMIISILWNSRQDLLQLPKIAPSWMPDPIMFIRGD; encoded by the coding sequence TTGCATATTCCTGATGGATTTTTGGATTTGCGTATTTGTGCCTTGATGTATTTTGGTACTCTTATTTTTTGGATTTTTGCTTTTCGAAAGTTAAGACAAGGTTTAGATGAAAGGCAAGTTCCTTTGATGGCTACTTTAACGGCTATGTTTTTTGCTGCTCAGCTGATGAATTATCCTATAGTCGGCGGCACAACTGCACATTTGATTGGAGGACCTATTTTAGCTATTACCTTAGGACCCTATACTGGATTAATATCAATGACCATTATTCTCTTAATTCAAGCATTGCTTTTCGGTGACGGCGGCATTACAACTTTTGGTGCAAATGTTTGGAATATGGGAATCATCGACGTTTTCATTCCATATTTAATATTGCTCTTGGTTACAAAAATATTAAGAAGTAAGAAAGGAATGTTAGTTGGAGTTTTCATAGGAGCACTGATAGGTGATGATCTGGCTGCAATTTTTGCTGGACTTGAACTGGGATTATCTACAATATTTCCATACAATATACAAATAGCTGTTGCTGCGATGGGATTGCACCATTTATTTATAGGAATTGGGGAAGGTATTATTACAACAATGATCATCTCAATTCTCTGGAACTCAAGGCAAGACTTATTACAATTACCAAAAATTGCGCCTTCATGGATGCCTGATCCTATAATGTTCATAAGGGGGGATTAA
- the nikR gene encoding nickel-responsive transcriptional regulator NikR, whose amino-acid sequence MKIKTRRGVTRFSVSVPPELLTKFDEIIKRMDYDRSKAIQLTMRNFLTEYKWEYEETGIIAGTITLIYDHEVKGLEENLTDVQHLQRDVIISNMHIHIDDRNCLLVIAVKGEIKAIKNLAKELMRMRGVKQLKLTTIAIGI is encoded by the coding sequence ATGAAGATTAAAACTAGAAGGGGCGTTACAAGATTTAGTGTTTCTGTACCTCCTGAATTGCTTACAAAGTTTGATGAGATAATTAAACGAATGGACTATGATAGATCTAAAGCTATTCAACTCACAATGCGCAATTTTTTGACTGAATATAAATGGGAATATGAAGAGACAGGCATTATTGCAGGAACAATAACACTTATTTATGATCATGAAGTAAAAGGGTTGGAGGAAAATTTAACGGATGTGCAGCATCTTCAGCGTGACGTCATTATTTCGAATATGCATATTCATATTGATGACAGAAACTGTCTCTTAGTAATAGCAGTGAAGGGAGAAATAAAAGCCATCAAAAATTTAGCAAAGGAATTAATGCGCATGAGGGGTGTTAAACAGCTCAAATTAACCACTATCGCAATTGGAATATAG